Proteins from a single region of Chloroherpeton thalassium ATCC 35110:
- the rdgB gene encoding RdgB/HAM1 family non-canonical purine NTP pyrophosphatase, with amino-acid sequence MIDYPEIPAGKTALILATGNRDKVAEIKPLLMPIAEHLVIFSLADLPKLPEVEENAPTLEGNAKKKAKEIFEHTQSHFANLITLADDTGLEVAALNGAPGVYSARYAATPQKEKPSYADNVDKLLSDMQNLTNRTARFRTVIALVSRTNFGKESSPIYFEEVLEATVQGEITYEKHGSSGFGYDPIFRVSEVGKTFAELSVSEKNQISHRGKAVQTAVKFLTKCFLG; translated from the coding sequence ATGATCGATTATCCAGAAATTCCAGCAGGAAAAACCGCCTTAATTTTAGCAACTGGCAATCGCGATAAAGTCGCTGAAATCAAGCCGCTTCTCATGCCAATTGCGGAACACCTGGTCATTTTTTCCTTAGCCGATTTGCCGAAATTGCCTGAGGTTGAAGAAAATGCGCCGACACTCGAGGGGAATGCAAAGAAAAAAGCCAAAGAGATTTTCGAACACACCCAATCGCACTTTGCAAACCTCATTACCCTGGCCGACGATACTGGATTGGAAGTCGCCGCGCTAAACGGGGCACCTGGCGTTTATTCCGCACGCTACGCCGCTACCCCGCAAAAAGAAAAACCCAGCTACGCCGACAATGTAGATAAGCTGCTCAGTGATATGCAAAACCTCACAAATCGCACGGCAAGGTTTAGAACAGTTATTGCACTTGTTAGCCGAACAAACTTTGGAAAAGAGAGCTCGCCTATCTATTTTGAAGAAGTGCTTGAAGCAACCGTGCAAGGGGAAATCACTTATGAAAAACATGGCAGCAGCGGATTCGGATACGACCCAATTTTTAGGGTTAGCGAAGTTGGCAAGACTTTTGCTGAACTTTCAGTATCTGAAAAGAATCAGATTAGTCATCGAGGAAAAGCGGTTCAAACCGCTGTTAAATTTCTTACAAAATGTTTTTTAGGCTAA
- the hypE gene encoding hydrogenase expression/formation protein HypE, whose protein sequence is MTTNIPESFSCPMPIINHQTVQMAHGAGGKLSAELIEKFILPRFANEALNRLEDQATLALPAGKVAFSTDTFVVSPIFFPGGDIGDLAINGTVNDLAMSGATPLYLSVGFVLEEGFSLEAFHRVLISMENAAKNAGVRVVTGDTKVVGKNSCDKIFINTSGIGVIAAGVSISCKNLVPGDKILISGSLAEHGMAVMTKREGLSFQSEILSDTAPLCKMVEKMLAATPEIHAMRDPTRGGLATTLNEFAKSSQVGIKIYEEKVPVRDDVRGACEMLGIDPLYVANEGKLVAAVPAEKADAVLAAMRADKFGEAACIVGEVTSSHTGMVVMQTRLGANRIVDMPLGEQLPRIC, encoded by the coding sequence ATGACTACAAACATCCCGGAATCATTTTCCTGTCCCATGCCGATTATCAATCACCAAACCGTTCAGATGGCGCATGGCGCAGGCGGAAAGCTTTCGGCTGAATTGATAGAAAAATTCATTTTGCCGCGCTTTGCTAATGAGGCGCTAAACCGCTTAGAAGATCAGGCAACGCTGGCTTTGCCCGCCGGCAAAGTGGCTTTTTCAACCGACACGTTTGTGGTGTCGCCGATTTTTTTTCCAGGTGGCGACATTGGCGATTTGGCTATTAATGGCACCGTCAATGATCTGGCCATGTCGGGCGCAACGCCGCTTTATCTGAGTGTCGGATTTGTTTTGGAAGAAGGCTTTTCGTTGGAAGCGTTTCATCGTGTGCTGATTTCAATGGAAAATGCGGCAAAAAATGCAGGCGTGCGCGTGGTCACTGGCGATACAAAAGTGGTTGGAAAAAATAGTTGTGATAAAATTTTTATCAACACTTCCGGCATCGGCGTGATTGCCGCCGGCGTTTCGATTTCGTGCAAAAATTTAGTTCCGGGTGATAAAATTCTGATTTCGGGCTCGCTTGCCGAACATGGCATGGCAGTGATGACAAAACGCGAAGGCCTTTCGTTTCAATCCGAAATTTTAAGCGACACAGCGCCGCTTTGCAAAATGGTGGAAAAAATGCTGGCCGCTACGCCCGAGATTCATGCCATGCGCGATCCAACTCGTGGCGGTTTGGCAACCACGCTCAATGAATTTGCAAAATCTTCCCAAGTTGGCATTAAAATTTACGAGGAGAAAGTGCCCGTTCGAGACGATGTGCGCGGCGCGTGCGAAATGCTCGGTATCGATCCGCTTTATGTGGCAAACGAGGGAAAGTTGGTTGCTGCCGTTCCCGCCGAAAAAGCGGATGCGGTTTTGGCGGCTATGCGTGCGGACAAATTTGGGGAAGCTGCTTGCATTGTTGGCGAAGTGACAAGCTCGCATACTGGCATGGTGGTTATGCAAACAAGGCTTGGTGCAAACCGGATTGTGGATATGCCGTTAGGCGAGCAGCTTCCGAGAATTTGTTGA
- a CDS encoding YceD family protein → MLEEKPRDFTALIKVKISNLSLGEHHFEFRCKAGEFADALLTEEIFPGFIHVFLRLEKNASEILAELKVQAVAYFECDRCLAPIEKNLEGSYSLCFLVGEPRENGVAEDDGIAMIDKNTIEIDFTEDVRETLLLAIPMKNICEDEAACEQRMMQNNSVAAAAPDASQENASQEDSDWKKALKQLEKKINSNHN, encoded by the coding sequence ATGTTAGAGGAAAAGCCTCGGGACTTTACGGCGTTAATAAAGGTGAAAATCTCAAATCTTTCCCTTGGTGAGCATCATTTTGAATTTAGATGCAAAGCTGGAGAATTTGCAGATGCCTTGTTAACTGAAGAAATTTTTCCAGGTTTCATTCACGTTTTTTTGCGTCTTGAAAAAAATGCCTCTGAGATTTTGGCAGAACTAAAAGTTCAAGCAGTGGCATATTTCGAATGTGATCGCTGTCTTGCGCCGATAGAAAAAAATCTTGAAGGGTCGTATTCGCTTTGCTTTTTGGTGGGTGAACCCAGAGAAAACGGTGTGGCGGAAGATGATGGGATTGCCATGATCGACAAAAACACGATTGAAATTGATTTTACTGAAGACGTCAGAGAAACCTTGCTTCTTGCGATTCCAATGAAAAACATCTGCGAAGATGAAGCGGCCTGCGAACAACGCATGATGCAAAATAACAGTGTTGCTGCAGCGGCACCTGATGCTTCACAGGAAAACGCATCGCAAGAAGATTCAGATTGGAAAAAAGCGCTAAAACAATTAGAAAAGAAAATAAACTCAAATCATAATTAA
- a CDS encoding pyridoxine 5'-phosphate synthase, giving the protein MRLAVNIDHIATLRNARQETQPDPVTAARLAELSGASGIVCHLREDRRHIKDRDLELLRATVQTKLDLEMAMTKEMKAIAIKTKPDLVTLVPEKRQELTTEGGLDVITRKDDLIPYIDELQQHGIPTSLFIEPTPEAITVATEVGAAFVELHTGKYSLLKSPKEIEAELLRLQDAASLAKKFGLRVVAGHGLNYENTAEIKRIKEIEEVSIGHALIARATLMGMSEAVKEMIRLLQ; this is encoded by the coding sequence ATGAGACTTGCAGTAAATATCGATCACATTGCGACTTTGCGCAATGCCCGACAAGAAACCCAACCAGACCCCGTTACCGCTGCGCGGTTAGCAGAACTTTCAGGCGCATCTGGCATTGTTTGCCACCTGCGTGAAGATCGCCGCCACATTAAAGATCGCGATTTGGAGCTGCTGCGGGCAACCGTTCAAACAAAGCTCGACCTTGAAATGGCAATGACCAAAGAAATGAAGGCCATCGCCATTAAAACGAAACCCGACTTGGTGACGCTTGTCCCTGAAAAGCGCCAAGAGCTCACTACTGAAGGCGGGCTGGACGTGATCACACGAAAAGATGACTTAATTCCTTATATCGATGAACTTCAGCAGCATGGCATTCCGACAAGCCTTTTCATCGAACCGACCCCGGAAGCCATTACTGTGGCGACAGAAGTAGGCGCTGCGTTTGTAGAACTTCACACCGGAAAATACTCACTGCTAAAATCGCCGAAAGAAATTGAAGCGGAACTTCTCCGCTTGCAAGATGCGGCGTCGCTTGCAAAAAAATTCGGGTTGCGTGTGGTTGCCGGGCACGGCCTAAATTATGAAAATACCGCTGAAATCAAACGCATCAAAGAAATTGAAGAGGTGAGCATTGGCCATGCACTCATTGCCCGCGCGACTTTGATGGGCATGAGCGAAGCCGTTAAGGAAATGATTCGGCTATTGCAATAA
- the rpmF gene encoding 50S ribosomal protein L32: MAHPKRRISRSRRDKRRAQYNAKTKAPAVATCPVTGQSHHSHRAYWFEGSLYFKGRVVMTKEK, from the coding sequence ATGGCACATCCAAAAAGAAGAATATCCCGTTCTCGTAGAGATAAGCGCCGCGCACAATACAATGCTAAAACAAAAGCGCCAGCCGTTGCTACATGCCCTGTAACAGGACAATCACACCATTCACATCGCGCCTATTGGTTTGAAGGTAGCTTGTACTTCAAAGGCAGAGTAGTGATGACAAAGGAAAAGTAA
- the plsX gene encoding phosphate acyltransferase PlsX translates to MVTIAVDAMGGDYAPKNEVEGAVMALKESGNRFKIVLVGQSEKVQPLLDEQDTTGLSLEFFHAPEVIGMHESAATAVKTKQNSSMVQGLALCKKGSANAFVSAGNTGAQMAASLLVLGRLEKVMRPTIGAYFPNPSGVTMVFDIGANVDCKPEHLVQFAEMASIYLKYAQKEANPSVGLLNIGAEESKGTDALKQTHKLLRGAHEKGKVNFAGNIEGGDVLAGKTNIVLCDGVVGNPLLKFGESIPHFLSGLFKQEIGKLVKTGKLPMESAEVIGKAFKGMFASFDDEQFGGVPLLGVNGVSIIGHGRSSALAIKNMIYRAEEMIEKRVNEHIAEVLADA, encoded by the coding sequence ATGGTCACAATTGCCGTTGATGCAATGGGCGGTGACTATGCCCCGAAGAATGAGGTTGAGGGGGCGGTCATGGCATTGAAAGAGTCTGGCAATCGCTTCAAAATCGTGCTTGTTGGGCAGTCTGAAAAGGTTCAGCCGCTTTTAGACGAACAAGATACAACCGGACTTTCACTTGAATTTTTTCATGCGCCTGAAGTAATTGGTATGCATGAGTCGGCAGCCACTGCCGTTAAAACCAAGCAAAACTCTTCGATGGTGCAAGGGCTTGCTTTGTGCAAAAAAGGCAGTGCAAACGCTTTTGTCAGTGCAGGCAATACGGGCGCACAAATGGCCGCATCGTTGCTTGTACTTGGTCGGCTGGAAAAGGTGATGCGCCCAACCATTGGGGCGTATTTTCCAAATCCAAGCGGCGTGACAATGGTTTTTGACATCGGCGCAAATGTGGATTGCAAGCCGGAACATTTGGTTCAGTTTGCAGAAATGGCGAGCATTTATTTGAAATATGCTCAAAAAGAAGCAAACCCAAGTGTGGGGCTTTTAAACATTGGCGCTGAAGAATCCAAAGGCACGGACGCATTGAAGCAAACGCATAAGCTTTTGCGAGGTGCTCACGAAAAAGGAAAAGTCAATTTCGCCGGTAATATTGAAGGCGGTGATGTTCTGGCCGGAAAAACGAACATTGTCCTTTGCGACGGTGTGGTCGGCAATCCGCTTTTGAAATTTGGCGAAAGCATTCCTCATTTTCTGAGCGGCCTATTCAAGCAGGAAATTGGAAAGTTGGTCAAAACCGGCAAGCTTCCAATGGAATCGGCTGAGGTGATTGGTAAAGCGTTCAAAGGCATGTTTGCCAGTTTTGACGATGAACAATTTGGCGGCGTACCGCTTTTGGGTGTCAATGGCGTTTCCATCATCGGTCATGGTCGTTCTTCGGCTCTTGCGATTAAAAACATGATTT